cacctccagagggtccagatTGTGTCCAATAACTGAGCCTGTCTGTTTAATTAGTTTGTCAATCTGGTGGGCTCCTCTTGAAGTGGTGTTATCAGCCCAGCAAACCACAATGCAGgaaatctcactggccatcacagagttgtagaacatgcaaaggatgtcactacccgtGTTATAGAATCTCCTGTTATAAACCAGTCCGCTCTGCCCTTTCCTCTTTAGTTCCTCTGTATTTATGAGACCAGTCCTTCCAATAGACCTCCAAGTACCTGTAGCAATGCACCACTGCTACTTCcactccctgaatggtgactggacaTTGAGGATTTTTGGTGTGGCGAAGGTTAATAACTAGTTCTTagtttttgctgatgttgagttgcagataGTTCTGAaggttctccccctgactcctctcctctgtctcatgcCTCTTATAAATACACCCTGGAAATGCAGAATCATCCAAGAATATCTGAAAGTGACCTGACCTTCTGTTGTATTTGTACtccgaggtgtacagagtgaagagtaaaacAGACAGAAGTGTTCCttgaggtgctccagtgttgctcaaacAATCCTGGAGTTTCGCACTCtatggtctgcctgacagatagtccatcatccaggacaccacaggctcatccatctgCAGATCTCCAAGTTTAACAGTGATGTTGATGTCACTTTATGAATTCAGCAtacaacaacattaatttctatagcacattttcatacaaatgatggtgctcaaagtgctttacataatgaagaaagagaaaaaagacaaaataaatacaaaaatagaattggggaacactaattaacatagagtaaatgtaaggtccgatggccagggagataaaaaataaaatctgcagggggttccGAGACTACGAGACCACCCAACCcgcctctaggcattctacctaacataaatgatttcaatcagtcctcatggtttttaagcttcacatggaagaattagatgatgatggtcatgtggacctctggtgtttaatccattaatgtagggactgcatggtgctttgatcaggtggtgttgGCACAGATCGACATCATAGAAaaccggaaagagaacagcagagaaagtaggggttaatacagattgcagagccatgaaaacaaaaacgataattaaatgcatatacacagTAtcaggttacactaaaatgaagctatgagaaagccatgttacaataatgggtttttagtagttttttaaagcacTCCATTGttttagcctggcgaatttctattggtcagctattccagattttaggtgcctaacagcagaaggccgcctcaccacttctttcaagtttacttcttggaattttaagcagaCACTCAAACCTTGTCCATTTGGAGTATGCAAGTCCTAACGAGGTTTCCTAGAAATTTCCTCACTGTAGACATGCCGGTGAGGTGAATCGGTGGTTTCACATTGGCCAGAGTGTGTGATGTGTGagagtggaccctgtgatggactggcgccttcTCCTGTTCTTTTTCTTGTCGTGTGCCCTCTGTTGCTACCATCCTGATTTGAATGATGTGTTTTGAGGATGTGACTTGTTTTGGCTTTTCCTTTACGAATAAGTATTTGGTCAGACAATCAGGaaaactgcatgtttttgaaATACTTTACTCTttagcacacattttaaaatggaatatataaataatttaatccatGTTCCTCTAAGCTTACCACTTAATAGGGATGGTGTTGCCAACTTTATGAATTCTGCATATTTGGCTCAAATTCTGCACCACAGgcattgtccatgtggagtgtgcatgttctctacaaatttcctaaaaatatttcCACCCCAAAAACACTCCGTTAATGTGAATCAGTGCTTTCAAATTGGTCAGTGGGTGGGATGTGTGAGAGtgggcccagtgatggactggtggcttCTCCAGTGCCCACTGCTGCTACCAGTTTGTATGGGATGAAGTTTTTTGAGGCTGTGCCGATTTTCTTTTGGATTAGATTCACTTTATTAATCggaaggggaaattcagatgcatacagcagcagaaacataagaaACATGAATACacactcacaggacaaataatacagccaatcaatcaataagtaaataaatggaaataaacttaacaagcacatcaggtggaagcattgaactGCCTGAtaacagtgggcagaaaagacccccaaaaGGTTCTTCTTGGTGGAAGGAACCTgtgactaaaagtgctccaagacagcggctcctggaggggatttttcatgatggcatccaattttgtccATCATCCACCTCTCCACAAGAGCTTCCAGCGTGTCCAGGGTTTGTGCCTTGTAATGGCAGGGACTTTCATGATTGTTTTGGCTCGCCTTATACGAAGAAATATCCCAGGCAAAAGTATATCCTTGGATACCTTGACCATATGATGTGCCACTTTAAAGGAtgggttttgtatttttcaagtccaaGGTATTTCTTCAGTGTATAttaaatttgccacatgaaaatgTGTTCAAAAGTGAActattttaatgcatttgtatAAAGCAAGTACCCTGCTTTTATGGGTCACAATGGAGACTGTAAtccaacatgaaaacaaaagcactAAAATTTAATATGTTCAGTTTTGAAGCCAAGTGttattgatctgcatcttgagattGCCCACTTATTTCAAGAGCGCAttcatatcattttaagatggaaaatagtTAAAGGGCAAAACAGAGGGAGTGACACAGCTGTGTCTTGCCTTACATACCTAAAAGATTAATCATTTAAGGGATTATAAAGCTCAATTCTAAAACGTTGTCCACAAGTTAGGGATTGCTACTACGTTATTTTAAAGTATAGCACAAGTTGAACTCAAGGAATACTTCAATTGTGTCAACGCTCAGGTAAAACCCCGCATGTTCATTAAAACCAGGCGGAATTTACCAGAATTAGGATATGCAAAAAACTTTAACTCTCAAATTAAGATTGTggtggctctgaaaagagccTTTTGTTTTTCAAGATGGTCTGAAGAATTTATGCGCGTTCCCCACGAATACGGCGAGCCAGCTGGATATCCTTGGGCATTATGGTGACTCTCTTTGCGTGAATGGCACACAAGTTGGTGTCTTCGAACAGCCCAACCAAGTAAGCCTCACTAGACTCCTGCAGAGCCATAACAGCGGAGCTCTGGAAACGGAGGTCGGTCTTGAAGTCCTGGGCGATTTCTCTCACCAGCCTCTGGAAAGGCAGTTTGCGGATTAGGAGCTCGGTAGATTTCTGGTAGCGGCGAATCTCTCGAAGGGCGACTGTACCGGGCCTATAACGGTGAGGCTTCTTAACACCGCCGGTAGCAGGTGCGCTCTTACGCGCTGCCTTGGTGGCCAACTGTTTACGGGGAGCTTTGCCACCAGTAGACTTACGAGCGGTTTGCTTCGTTCTTGCCATTTTCCTTCCACAGTTAACAGATACAACTttcaaaagagtaataaaaaaataactgctggaGGCGCCTTATATATAGGCCCTTTTCATTTTGATTGGTTGAAAGAAAAGAGGGAGTTAACACTCGGTTTTTGTTTCACAGGTCGACTTTTGATTGGTCACCTAAACATTGCGCTCTGAATTTGAACACATTCTTTATTTCCGTGTCCTCGCCTACTAACGGTTACTGTTGAGAGAACACAGCAAGTCGTCGTTATTTCCAATGTgtacaatttaaatttttgtacatctatctatatctatatatggcAAATACACCTTTATAATTCCTTACTGTAACTGACAAATCtgaagttgttttctttttagtcGTTCTGGTATTTATTTTGAAAGGGGGTttacctttatatatttttttgccgaGTAtatgtaaaaagccacatttccccctGGGGTCAAACAAAATACTATCTCTCCCCTGTACCACcccataaaattttaaaagagcTGTTTTTGTAGGTTTCTCAAAATagcaatataaaagaaaaagctgagtatATAAACTTTacataaaacactttaaaatagtacaattttttaatagcattttttgGTATATTCAACCAGTTTTACTGTTAATTTGATATATACAGGACAAAAATTCAGTATGATTCAAGCAGTAATTATTACAACACACATAAGACAAAAACGTACAAAgcacaaattaataaaagaatgttcacaaatacagaaaatatataacTCTGCTTATTCTATCGTAGTAGTCCAAATGAGCTGCTTTAAACTCGTTACGTTAGAAGTTCAAATGGCTCTTTTGCTTTAACGGGTTTGTTTGAAAGCCAACAGTTTAAGTGCGGCAGCGCACGCATTGGCTGACTGGTCTTCTAACAGGTCGTCGTCAATTTTCACACAAGGTAACCCAAACTAAAGCGCCAGAATTCTTAAAATCACTGCGCGAGGTATTGGCGGTTGAACGGGATGGGCCAGGGGTGGCAAACTGCAGTCTTGgagtgctgcaggttttcatcctaacccttttcctaatcagtgaccagttttcgctgctaattaatttctttttcccttcattttaatagccctgtttttaaggattcagtgctctgaattaattatttttttcattaaatgacagccaaacagaaatcaaatgtgaaacaagtcaacagttgaccagctaaactggggcttcagactccaactaatttcactccaaccagtttcttaatgagaagccaattaaaCTCgctatttaattctatggcttgttgctgctctcgttctgacACAGCAgccatttccataactgttgattttctgcttttttctaagcacattgtcaaaatgttttggggagctGTGAGATCAACCTTACTGCCACTGACCAATTCACCTTCCTGGgttctctctgcgtggagtttacatgttctccccgtgtctgcatgggtttcctcccacagtccaaagaca
This genomic interval from Erpetoichthys calabaricus chromosome 10, fErpCal1.3, whole genome shotgun sequence contains the following:
- the LOC114659691 gene encoding histone H3-like, with the protein product MARTKQTARKSTGGKAPRKQLATKAARKSAPATGGVKKPHRYRPGTVALREIRRYQKSTELLIRKLPFQRLVREIAQDFKTDLRFQSSAVMALQESSEAYLVGLFEDTNLCAIHAKRVTIMPKDIQLARRIRGERA